A DNA window from Sulfitobacter noctilucicola contains the following coding sequences:
- a CDS encoding cupin domain-containing protein has translation MELNADFTRRVAVQSSALDWQASPMPGVDRRMLDRIGDEVARATSIVRYAPGSSFSAHTHSGGEEFIVLEGVFQDEHGDYPAGTYVRNPPTTAHTPGSASGCTIFVKLWQFDPEDRTQFHLDMSAAAQEGHAVLHEDAREKVTYHELRAGEDMSQEGPGGTEVLVLSGSISESGDTLDQGGWLRLPDGMALDLTAGADGATLWMKTGHLPFAAAPDV, from the coding sequence ATGGAATTGAACGCAGATTTTACCAGACGGGTTGCCGTGCAATCCAGCGCACTGGATTGGCAGGCTTCTCCGATGCCGGGTGTGGACAGGCGCATGCTGGACCGGATCGGCGATGAAGTGGCCCGCGCCACCAGCATTGTAAGATACGCGCCCGGTTCCTCCTTCTCTGCTCATACCCATTCGGGTGGTGAGGAATTCATCGTGCTCGAAGGCGTTTTTCAGGATGAGCACGGAGATTACCCCGCAGGGACCTATGTGCGCAATCCGCCGACGACGGCACACACACCGGGATCTGCGAGCGGGTGCACCATTTTCGTAAAGCTTTGGCAATTCGATCCCGAAGACCGCACACAATTCCATCTGGACATGAGCGCAGCAGCTCAAGAGGGACATGCCGTTTTGCACGAGGATGCACGCGAAAAGGTCACGTACCATGAGCTGCGCGCGGGCGAGGATATGAGTCAAGAAGGTCCCGGAGGGACGGAAGTGCTCGTGCTATCCGGTTCGATCAGTGAAAGCGGTGACACCTTGGATCAGGGTGGTTGGTTACGCCTGCCTGACGGGATGGCATTGGACCTGACTGCGGGGGCTGATGGCGCAACCTTGTGGATGAAGACGGGACACCTGCCGTTCGCTGCGGCGCCCGACGTCTGA
- a CDS encoding ABC transporter permease, which yields MASYLIKRILATIPVMLFVAVFIFLLLRLTPGDPAAMLAGDFANDAQIAEIRNKLGLDQPLWKQFGLWISDMLRFELGESFYYKKQVSELILQRIEPTLSLSLLTIIMTVLIAVPFGTLAAYKQGSWLDRGIMGFSVIGFSVPVFVIGYGLVYIFSVQLGWLPVQGYQRIGDGVGGWLYRLILPAIALSVIFVAFIARMTRTSVLEVLGEDYIRTARAKGQTEFRVLMRHALRNAAVPIVTVIGLAIAILIGGVVVTESVFTIPGLGLLTVEAVLNRDFPTIQAVILFFSVVYVLINLAVDVSYTLLDPRIRY from the coding sequence ATGGCCAGCTATCTAATCAAACGCATACTGGCGACCATTCCGGTGATGCTCTTCGTCGCTGTCTTCATTTTCCTTTTGCTGCGTTTGACACCCGGCGACCCTGCAGCGATGCTTGCCGGCGACTTTGCAAATGACGCGCAGATCGCAGAAATCCGCAACAAGCTTGGCCTTGATCAACCGCTCTGGAAACAGTTCGGCCTTTGGATTTCCGACATGCTCCGCTTTGAGTTGGGCGAAAGTTTTTACTACAAAAAGCAGGTCAGCGAATTGATACTGCAACGGATAGAACCGACGCTGTCCCTGTCCTTGCTCACCATCATAATGACTGTCCTGATCGCTGTGCCCTTCGGCACGCTTGCAGCCTACAAACAGGGCAGCTGGCTTGATCGTGGCATCATGGGCTTTTCTGTTATCGGCTTTTCCGTGCCGGTCTTTGTGATCGGATACGGGCTTGTTTACATCTTTTCGGTGCAACTGGGCTGGTTGCCGGTTCAAGGGTACCAACGCATAGGGGACGGCGTGGGCGGCTGGCTTTACCGTTTGATCCTGCCCGCCATTGCCCTTTCGGTGATCTTTGTCGCTTTCATCGCACGCATGACACGCACTTCGGTGCTTGAGGTACTGGGCGAAGATTACATCCGCACCGCCCGCGCCAAAGGCCAGACAGAATTTCGCGTCCTGATGCGCCATGCCCTGCGCAATGCTGCGGTACCGATTGTCACCGTGATCGGCCTTGCCATCGCGATCCTGATCGGCGGCGTTGTCGTAACTGAAAGCGTCTTCACCATTCCCGGTCTGGGGCTTTTGACGGTCGAAGCAGTTCTGAACCGTGACTTCCCCACCATTCAGGCCGTGATCCTGTTTTTCTCTGTTGTTTATGTGCTGATCAATCTTGCTGTGGATGTCAGCTATACTCTTCTCGACCCAAGGATCCGCTACTGA
- a CDS encoding aromatic ring-hydroxylating dioxygenase subunit alpha: MFLKNAWYVAAWGHEITDTLQQVIVLEEKICMFRTTAGEVIALEDACPHRKLPLSKGRIKGETVECGYHGLTFDCAGQCVWAPGGGRIPSQAQVRAYPIEERYGLVWIWMGNAAIADPDDIMEIANFDDPAWGLNTGAAMHLNCHYLLMCDNLLDPTHVAWVHQGSFAAPATKDTPLRVTKTENGVIVHRWMMDHAPAPFYKKIVAFEGNCDRLQHYEVRYPGHALIRAVFTPAGTGGVDGPLHEDTFIMDSYNFMTPISATETRYYWFQLRNLRPDDEALSEMMSEDVRHAFEEDRAVLDQVQIGMTEKTSPHIDLSIDAGPLRFRRQLEAMIAEEAMIAEEAMVDAKMRG; this comes from the coding sequence ATGTTTCTAAAAAATGCGTGGTATGTTGCGGCTTGGGGTCACGAGATAACTGATACTTTGCAGCAGGTTATCGTGCTGGAAGAAAAGATATGCATGTTTCGCACCACAGCTGGCGAGGTGATCGCGCTGGAGGATGCATGCCCACATCGCAAGCTGCCGTTATCCAAGGGACGTATCAAGGGCGAGACGGTTGAATGCGGGTATCACGGCCTGACGTTTGATTGTGCGGGTCAATGTGTCTGGGCACCCGGTGGTGGGCGTATCCCGTCACAGGCGCAGGTGCGCGCTTACCCGATCGAAGAACGCTACGGACTGGTCTGGATCTGGATGGGCAACGCAGCGATTGCCGATCCGGACGACATTATGGAGATCGCCAACTTCGACGATCCGGCATGGGGCCTCAACACAGGTGCGGCCATGCATCTGAACTGTCATTACTTGCTGATGTGCGACAACCTGCTGGATCCCACACATGTCGCTTGGGTGCATCAAGGGTCCTTTGCGGCACCTGCGACCAAGGACACACCGCTGCGTGTGACCAAAACGGAGAATGGTGTGATTGTTCATCGCTGGATGATGGATCACGCGCCTGCACCATTCTACAAAAAGATCGTAGCGTTTGAGGGGAACTGCGACCGTTTGCAGCATTATGAAGTGCGCTATCCCGGCCATGCGTTGATCCGCGCCGTGTTCACGCCGGCGGGTACAGGTGGTGTCGATGGTCCGTTGCATGAGGATACATTCATCATGGACAGCTATAACTTTATGACACCGATCAGCGCGACAGAAACGCGGTATTATTGGTTCCAGCTGCGCAATCTACGTCCCGACGATGAGGCCCTTTCCGAGATGATGTCCGAAGACGTGCGCCATGCTTTTGAAGAAGACCGCGCCGTTCTGGATCAGGTCCAGATCGGTATGACAGAGAAGACCTCACCGCATATTGATTTGAGTATCGACGCAGGACCGCTCAGATTCCGCAGACAGCTTGAAGCGATGATCGCTGAAGAAGCGATGATCGCTGAAGAAGCGATGGTCGATGCCAAAATGCGCGGCTAG
- a CDS encoding M20 aminoacylase family protein → MGILPIIDESTAELTEIFEDLHAHPEIGFTEVRTAGIVAEKLRAYGVDEVHEGIAKTGVVGIIKGKGDGKQRIGLRADMDALPIDEQTNLAYSSKNPGVMHACGHDSHTTMLLGAAKHLAATRDFDGTAVVIFQPAEEGLGGARGMIAEGLFDRFPVDEVYGMHNYPDGQPGKFAICKGTAMAGASFFDIHVQGRGSHAAMPQASRDPVVIASALVGQIQSIVSRNVAPLDACVVSVTQIHSGSAYNIVPDTATLAGTIRYFKDEVIELAEARMQDLCDGFAKAYGVEITLDLRNIFDVLVNDDSLSDAYMEAAADIVGAENVSDDAQPATGSEDFADMLKVVPGAYCRVGHMGTMPLHNPGFVLGPELLPVGASIMARLVERRLPIGA, encoded by the coding sequence ATGGGAATTCTGCCAATCATCGACGAAAGCACAGCCGAGCTGACCGAGATATTCGAGGATTTGCACGCGCACCCCGAAATTGGATTTACCGAAGTCCGCACAGCGGGCATCGTCGCTGAAAAACTACGCGCTTACGGCGTGGATGAAGTGCACGAGGGCATCGCAAAAACCGGCGTTGTGGGCATTATCAAAGGCAAAGGCGATGGCAAGCAGCGCATCGGTTTGCGTGCCGACATGGATGCGCTGCCGATTGATGAACAGACGAACCTGGCGTATTCCTCCAAAAATCCTGGCGTCATGCACGCCTGCGGTCACGACAGTCACACAACCATGTTGCTCGGCGCGGCCAAGCACCTCGCAGCTACCCGCGATTTTGACGGCACCGCCGTGGTGATTTTTCAGCCTGCCGAAGAAGGTTTGGGCGGCGCGCGCGGCATGATCGCCGAAGGGCTGTTCGACCGCTTTCCAGTCGATGAAGTGTACGGCATGCACAATTATCCCGATGGTCAGCCCGGAAAATTCGCCATCTGCAAAGGTACCGCGATGGCGGGCGCATCCTTTTTCGACATTCATGTGCAAGGGCGCGGCAGCCATGCGGCAATGCCTCAAGCGAGCCGTGATCCGGTGGTGATCGCCTCTGCACTTGTCGGGCAAATCCAGTCAATCGTCTCGCGCAACGTGGCACCGCTGGATGCTTGCGTTGTGTCTGTCACGCAAATCCATTCCGGTTCTGCCTATAACATCGTTCCTGATACCGCGACGCTGGCAGGGACAATCCGCTATTTCAAAGACGAGGTAATCGAACTGGCCGAGGCGCGGATGCAGGATCTCTGCGATGGCTTTGCCAAAGCGTATGGCGTCGAAATCACCCTTGATCTGCGCAACATCTTCGATGTGTTGGTCAACGACGACAGTCTGTCAGATGCCTATATGGAAGCCGCCGCCGATATCGTCGGTGCCGAAAATGTCTCTGATGACGCCCAGCCCGCGACAGGGTCAGAGGACTTTGCCGATATGCTCAAGGTTGTGCCCGGTGCCTACTGCCGCGTGGGACACATGGGCACGATGCCCCTGCATAATCCGGGGTTTGTGCTTGGGCCGGAGCTTTTGCCTGTGGGTGCATCGATCATGGCGCGTCTGGTAGAGCGTCGTCTGCCGATAGGGGCCTAA
- a CDS encoding ABC transporter permease, producing MAAVDQSPFRQTLGRVFSNTSVLIGGGLALVIVLIGLLAPFLDTRDPSGISPSNRNKPPGFETTIRDYDTGQKIPVTYRMGSDTLGRDIYSRVVYGARTSLIVGVSVAGIAIIMGTLIGLIAGYFRWADGIIMRIMDGMMAIPAILLAIAVVSLFSAGLLSVIIAIVVSEIPRVVRLVRSVVLSIREEPYVEAAITAGTPTPTLLIRHVLPNTLAPLIVQGTFIVASAIIVEAILSFLGIGIPPDIPTWGNIMAEGRQVFQLHPHNILYPGIILGLTVLSVNILGDGLRDTMDPRFSKRV from the coding sequence ATGGCCGCCGTTGACCAATCTCCGTTCCGCCAGACCCTTGGCCGTGTTTTCTCCAATACATCCGTTTTGATCGGCGGAGGACTGGCGCTGGTGATTGTGCTGATCGGTCTGTTGGCACCCTTCCTTGATACCCGCGATCCCTCCGGCATCAGCCCCTCCAACCGTAACAAGCCGCCCGGGTTTGAAACCACAATCCGCGACTATGACACCGGCCAGAAAATACCGGTTACATACCGCATGGGGTCGGACACGCTGGGCCGCGATATCTATAGCCGTGTTGTCTATGGCGCGCGCACGTCGCTGATTGTTGGCGTGTCGGTCGCCGGAATTGCCATCATTATGGGCACGCTCATCGGGCTGATTGCGGGGTATTTCCGCTGGGCTGACGGCATTATCATGAGGATCATGGACGGGATGATGGCCATACCCGCGATCCTCTTGGCTATTGCTGTTGTCTCGCTGTTCTCTGCGGGGCTTCTGTCGGTCATCATCGCCATCGTTGTTTCAGAAATACCGCGCGTCGTGCGTTTGGTCAGGTCTGTCGTGCTCTCGATCCGCGAAGAGCCCTACGTGGAGGCGGCGATAACCGCTGGTACGCCCACACCAACCCTTTTGATCCGCCACGTTCTGCCAAATACCCTCGCCCCGCTGATCGTCCAAGGCACATTTATCGTCGCCAGCGCCATCATTGTTGAGGCGATCCTCAGCTTTCTGGGCATCGGTATCCCGCCGGATATTCCAACGTGGGGTAACATCATGGCCGAAGGGCGTCAGGTGTTCCAACTACATCCACATAACATCCTTTATCCCGGCATCATTCTGGGACTCACCGTTTTGTCCGTGAACATCCTCGGCGACGGTCTGCGCGACACGATGGATCCGCGCTTTTCCAAGCGGGTGTAG
- a CDS encoding PAS domain S-box protein produces MFQTLSIPKLEELLDQFSVPMFVIERTGPRESFILATLNRAFEELSGTSRHDLLGQPIIRLASTGMPEEAISYYRNCIRTGETVRFSYTYTDENGDVLWETTLQHANGPDNEDRIIATAMKLPREQSALQDQLAFDDLHYFSSMADLQLENLSSAFDSVVCRPGFTEIDEDRVMRLHAVCRTVQRSVADIKDIVRRAQIRHARQVAPPIASCTHKMDTGPQLDTARAIVATSGVRNTFR; encoded by the coding sequence ATGTTTCAGACGCTATCAATACCAAAACTGGAAGAACTTCTCGACCAATTTTCTGTGCCGATGTTTGTCATTGAACGGACCGGTCCAAGAGAGAGTTTCATTCTCGCGACCCTCAACCGCGCGTTCGAAGAGCTTTCAGGCACGTCCCGCCACGACTTGCTAGGCCAACCAATCATTCGGCTCGCCTCAACCGGGATGCCAGAAGAAGCGATATCGTACTACCGAAACTGCATACGAACAGGGGAGACTGTCCGTTTCTCATACACCTATACAGATGAAAACGGCGACGTGTTGTGGGAGACAACGCTTCAACATGCAAACGGACCTGATAACGAAGACCGCATTATTGCAACCGCCATGAAGTTGCCGCGAGAGCAGTCAGCGCTTCAGGACCAGCTTGCCTTTGATGATCTGCACTACTTTTCGTCTATGGCCGATTTACAGCTTGAGAACCTGAGCTCTGCATTCGACAGTGTGGTCTGTCGGCCAGGTTTCACGGAGATAGACGAAGATCGCGTGATGCGCTTGCATGCCGTTTGCCGAACCGTTCAGCGAAGTGTCGCTGACATCAAAGATATCGTGAGGCGCGCCCAGATCAGACATGCGCGCCAAGTTGCGCCGCCTATCGCGTCATGTACCCACAAAATGGACACTGGCCCGCAGTTGGACACAGCGCGCGCCATTGTGGCAACCAGCGGTGTGCGAAACACGTTCCGCTAG
- a CDS encoding ABC transporter ATP-binding protein, which produces MANVLDVKGLTVRLPGSSDRMNAVEDISFSVGAGELVCVVGESGSGKSVTAQAVMGLLPKELKPSAGETQLQGEDTLAASPNRLRDLRGTKMAMIFQEPMTALNPVTRVGEQIGEVLEIHTDLSKSDRRNRAIEIMEAVHLPDPERMVDSFPHQLSGGQRQRIMIAMALVLDPVLLIADEPTTALDVTTQAQILKLVKEMQERRGTGVLFITHDFGVVAEIADRIVVMQNGRIIEQGPREQILQYPSEPYTQMLMSSVPSMTPPSRTPVVGDPAITVRGLNKIYGRTGILSRDRIVHAAKDIDLDVVRGETLGIVGESGSGKSTVARCIARLISPTSGTINLQGTEIATLKESRLRPIRSRIQIVFQDPYRSLNPRRTIGMSLIEAPMNFGVTKEQAITEARGLMELVGLSADALERYPHQFSGGQRQRICIARALAVKPEILIADEAVSALDVSVQAQVLELLDDIRDKYALAMLFITHDLRVAAQICDRLMVMQNGVVVEQGPTEALFANPTQEYTRLLLEAAPGTNVEFGSGIAV; this is translated from the coding sequence ATGGCAAATGTACTCGATGTCAAAGGGCTGACCGTTCGCCTGCCCGGCTCCTCTGATCGCATGAATGCGGTTGAGGATATCTCGTTCTCCGTTGGCGCGGGGGAGTTGGTCTGTGTTGTCGGTGAAAGCGGGTCGGGAAAATCAGTCACTGCACAGGCTGTGATGGGTCTGCTCCCGAAAGAGCTGAAGCCCAGCGCGGGCGAAACCCAATTGCAGGGCGAAGATACTCTGGCGGCTTCGCCCAACCGCCTGCGCGATTTGCGCGGCACGAAGATGGCGATGATCTTTCAGGAACCGATGACCGCACTGAACCCTGTGACGCGCGTCGGCGAACAGATTGGTGAAGTTCTGGAAATCCACACCGACCTGAGCAAATCAGACCGTCGCAATCGCGCGATCGAGATTATGGAAGCCGTTCATCTGCCCGATCCAGAACGCATGGTCGACAGCTTTCCACACCAACTTTCGGGAGGACAGCGACAGCGCATCATGATCGCCATGGCGCTGGTGCTCGACCCCGTTCTCCTGATCGCTGACGAACCCACCACTGCTCTTGATGTGACCACGCAGGCGCAAATACTGAAACTGGTCAAGGAAATGCAGGAACGCCGTGGCACGGGTGTCTTGTTCATCACCCACGACTTCGGCGTCGTCGCCGAAATCGCTGACCGCATCGTTGTCATGCAAAACGGGCGCATCATCGAACAAGGCCCGCGTGAGCAGATCCTACAGTACCCGTCAGAACCCTACACGCAGATGCTGATGTCATCGGTTCCGTCGATGACACCGCCGTCCCGAACACCCGTTGTGGGCGATCCGGCGATTACAGTGCGTGGGTTGAACAAAATCTATGGACGCACAGGCATCCTGTCGCGCGACCGCATTGTGCATGCGGCCAAGGATATTGATTTGGACGTTGTGCGCGGCGAAACGCTTGGCATTGTCGGTGAAAGCGGATCTGGCAAATCAACGGTCGCGCGTTGTATTGCGCGCTTGATCAGTCCGACCAGCGGCACGATCAACCTGCAAGGTACCGAAATTGCGACCCTCAAGGAAAGCCGCCTGCGGCCGATCCGCTCGCGCATCCAGATCGTATTTCAGGACCCCTACCGCTCGCTCAACCCCCGCCGAACGATCGGGATGTCCCTGATCGAAGCGCCGATGAATTTCGGCGTCACCAAAGAGCAGGCGATCACGGAGGCCCGCGGTCTGATGGAGCTTGTGGGTCTGTCGGCAGATGCGCTCGAACGCTATCCGCACCAGTTCTCGGGCGGCCAAAGGCAACGTATTTGCATTGCGCGCGCTCTTGCGGTGAAACCTGAAATCCTGATCGCGGATGAAGCAGTCTCCGCTTTGGATGTTTCCGTACAGGCGCAGGTGCTGGAGCTGCTCGATGACATTCGCGACAAATATGCGCTCGCCATGTTGTTCATCACGCACGATTTACGCGTCGCTGCCCAAATCTGCGACCGCCTGATGGTGATGCAAAACGGCGTAGTGGTAGAGCAGGGACCAACCGAAGCGCTCTTTGCCAACCCGACACAGGAATACACCCGCCTGCTGCTTGAGGCGGCACCGGGGACAAACGTTGAATTCGGGTCCGGCATCGCTGTCTGA
- a CDS encoding flavin monoamine oxidase family protein, whose translation MTQTLIIGAGLSGLRVAQALEAQSKEYQLVDARDRLGGRINAAHYQGAAFDLGPAWFWQGQPRIATLINQLGLQVFEQYAQGDLMYEDGQGQVQRGQGMSAMQGSLRVAGGFTALVEALAQSIPQRRIRLKQTATAIRRIEERVEVTFADGSIITAERIVFAMPPRLVGDLRFDPVLPDKVTTTFRNVPTWMAGQAKALAIYDAPFWREAGLSGDAMSRRGPMVEIHDASAMMDGPYALFGFIGVPPAMRTDQTALKGAVIEQLGRLFGAQALTPAKFIIADWAQAKETATQADQMPLMQHPVYGFPPALDNLWDGRLQFAGTEVAQQFGGYLEGALEAAEDVLLRMGE comes from the coding sequence ATGACGCAAACGCTTATTATCGGCGCGGGCCTTTCAGGCTTGCGTGTCGCGCAGGCGCTTGAGGCGCAATCTAAAGAATACCAGCTGGTAGACGCCCGCGACAGGTTGGGCGGGCGCATCAATGCTGCGCATTATCAGGGTGCCGCTTTTGATCTGGGGCCGGCATGGTTCTGGCAAGGCCAACCGCGCATAGCGACATTGATCAATCAGCTTGGCCTGCAGGTGTTTGAGCAATACGCACAGGGCGATCTGATGTACGAAGACGGCCAGGGGCAAGTGCAGCGCGGGCAGGGGATGTCGGCGATGCAGGGATCGCTACGGGTCGCGGGTGGCTTTACGGCGCTTGTGGAGGCGTTGGCTCAATCCATTCCCCAACGGCGTATTCGTTTGAAGCAAACCGCAACGGCGATCCGGCGTATCGAAGAGCGTGTCGAGGTGACCTTTGCCGACGGTTCGATCATCACGGCAGAGCGGATCGTTTTCGCCATGCCACCCAGATTGGTGGGGGACCTGCGGTTTGATCCTGTCCTGCCGGATAAGGTCACGACTACATTTCGAAATGTCCCGACGTGGATGGCCGGACAGGCCAAGGCGCTTGCGATCTATGATGCCCCGTTCTGGCGCGAAGCGGGGCTGTCGGGTGACGCAATGAGCAGGCGAGGACCGATGGTCGAAATCCATGACGCTTCTGCGATGATGGATGGGCCATACGCCCTGTTCGGATTTATCGGTGTGCCACCTGCCATGCGGACGGATCAGACGGCGTTAAAGGGGGCCGTTATTGAACAACTTGGTCGGTTATTTGGTGCGCAGGCTTTGACACCCGCCAAGTTCATCATCGCGGACTGGGCGCAAGCGAAAGAAACCGCGACGCAAGCCGATCAGATGCCACTGATGCAGCATCCGGTTTATGGCTTCCCGCCGGCGCTTGATAACCTTTGGGACGGAAGGCTCCAGTTCGCTGGCACAGAGGTTGCGCAGCAATTTGGTGGCTACCTCGAAGGCGCGTTGGAAGCTGCTGAGGATGTTTTGTTACGGATGGGTGAGTAG
- a CDS encoding ABC transporter substrate-binding protein codes for MLHFFRRGALTGAAAAAALAVGLAATAPAAQAETVLKVVPHSGLKILDPIWTTAYITRNHGYMIYDTLFTLDPEGEIQPQMADTVSRSEDGLTVTITLRDGLKWHDGADVTAEDTVASINRWASKDAMGQKMMTFVDSLEATDAKTMTFTLNTPTGLIELALAKPSSNVPFMMPARIAATPGSEQIEEYVGSGPFMFNNEEWEPGTKVVYDKFDDYVPRSEPANGLAGGKVAKVDRVEWTPNRDMQQAVNSLLAGEVDIIESMPPDLLPLIEGKDDAYTSIFNPAGLQYTFRFNVLHPPFDNPKIRQAVLYAFNQEDFLDATIGDPDYYQTCKAMFVCGLPFETTAHMDGLLESDFATARKMLEEAGYDGTPVVLMHSTNVPVLTNLAPVAKDLLEAVGFTVDMQSMDWSTLVARRSKKDAPADGGWNAFATAWDAGDLFNPLAMAFLNAGCDNALFGWPCDDNIEKLRDDFARSTSFDDQKAIVEQVQAAWVEYPTHVHLGQFNTPTVLRSNVQGFLNGGIFALWNIEKQ; via the coding sequence ATGCTGCACTTTTTTCGACGCGGTGCACTGACGGGGGCTGCCGCTGCGGCAGCACTGGCCGTTGGACTTGCTGCTACCGCACCTGCCGCACAGGCAGAGACAGTTTTGAAAGTGGTACCACACTCGGGATTGAAAATCCTCGATCCGATCTGGACCACTGCCTACATCACGCGCAACCACGGCTACATGATCTATGACACGCTGTTCACGCTGGACCCCGAAGGCGAGATCCAGCCGCAGATGGCCGATACGGTGTCGCGGTCGGAGGACGGGCTGACAGTCACGATCACGCTGCGCGATGGCCTGAAATGGCACGACGGCGCGGATGTAACGGCTGAGGATACAGTCGCCTCCATCAACCGCTGGGCCAGCAAAGACGCCATGGGCCAAAAGATGATGACCTTTGTGGACAGTCTTGAGGCCACCGACGCCAAGACGATGACCTTCACGCTCAACACACCCACCGGGTTGATCGAGCTGGCATTGGCCAAGCCCTCGTCTAACGTTCCTTTCATGATGCCCGCCCGCATTGCGGCAACGCCGGGCTCAGAGCAGATCGAAGAATACGTCGGTTCCGGTCCGTTCATGTTCAACAATGAAGAGTGGGAGCCGGGTACCAAAGTTGTCTACGACAAGTTCGACGACTACGTGCCGCGTTCAGAGCCGGCAAACGGTCTTGCCGGCGGCAAAGTTGCCAAGGTCGACCGCGTTGAGTGGACACCCAACCGCGACATGCAACAGGCCGTGAACTCCCTGCTCGCGGGTGAAGTCGATATCATCGAAAGCATGCCACCGGATCTGCTGCCGCTGATCGAAGGTAAGGACGATGCATATACGTCGATCTTCAACCCTGCTGGTCTGCAGTACACCTTCCGTTTCAACGTACTGCACCCACCATTCGACAACCCCAAGATCCGTCAGGCGGTGCTCTACGCATTCAATCAAGAAGACTTCCTTGATGCGACAATCGGTGATCCGGACTACTACCAGACCTGCAAGGCAATGTTCGTCTGCGGCCTGCCGTTCGAAACAACCGCGCACATGGATGGCCTGCTGGAGTCCGACTTCGCAACAGCGCGCAAGATGCTGGAAGAAGCAGGGTATGACGGCACACCCGTTGTGCTGATGCACTCCACCAACGTGCCGGTTCTTACAAACCTTGCGCCAGTTGCAAAAGACCTGCTCGAAGCGGTTGGCTTTACTGTCGACATGCAGTCTATGGACTGGTCCACACTGGTGGCACGCCGCTCCAAGAAGGACGCGCCTGCTGACGGAGGCTGGAACGCTTTCGCAACGGCATGGGATGCGGGTGACCTGTTTAATCCGCTTGCGATGGCATTCCTGAATGCCGGCTGTGACAACGCATTGTTTGGCTGGCCTTGCGATGACAATATCGAAAAGCTGCGGGACGACTTTGCGCGCTCCACATCTTTCGATGATCAAAAAGCAATCGTAGAGCAGGTTCAGGCCGCATGGGTCGAGTATCCAACCCACGTGCACTTGGGTCAGTTCAACACTCCGACCGTGCTGCGTTCCAACGTGCAAGGTTTCCTCAACGGCGGTATCTTCGCTCTCTGGAATATCGAAAAGCAATAA